A single region of the Marinobacter nanhaiticus D15-8W genome encodes:
- a CDS encoding glutathione S-transferase family protein yields MIDFYYWPTPNGWKVSIMLEECGLDYRVIPVNIGRGDQFKPEFLAISPNNRMPAIVDHDVDGEPLPIFESGAILIHLAERTGRFMPTDARGRKEMLEWLFWQVGNLGPMAGQVSHFVNYAPGKHPYSSERYNNEYNRCLGVLDRRLENREYILGDDYTIADIISWPWVLIAKPLGQDLDDFPNVRRWRQTIKERPAVQAGVDLGKENRRQAPPGEAERNILFGQNSRSGQGSRSGEDS; encoded by the coding sequence ATGATCGATTTCTACTACTGGCCCACACCCAACGGCTGGAAAGTCTCCATCATGCTGGAGGAATGCGGCCTGGATTACCGGGTCATTCCGGTAAACATTGGACGCGGCGACCAGTTCAAACCGGAGTTTCTCGCCATCAGCCCCAACAACCGCATGCCGGCCATTGTCGACCATGATGTGGACGGCGAACCGCTACCCATTTTCGAGTCCGGCGCGATCCTGATCCACCTCGCGGAGAGAACCGGCCGCTTTATGCCCACCGACGCCCGTGGCCGCAAGGAGATGCTGGAATGGCTGTTCTGGCAGGTGGGCAACCTCGGGCCGATGGCGGGTCAGGTAAGTCACTTCGTCAACTACGCGCCTGGCAAACATCCCTACTCGTCCGAACGCTATAACAACGAATACAACCGTTGCCTGGGGGTATTGGACCGGCGGCTGGAGAACCGCGAATACATCCTGGGCGATGACTACACCATCGCCGACATCATCAGTTGGCCCTGGGTGTTGATTGCCAAACCGCTGGGACAAGACCTGGATGACTTCCCCAACGTACGGCGCTGGCGCCAGACCATCAAGGAACGCCCCGCGGTGCAGGCCGGCGTGGACCTGGGCAAGGAAAACCGGCGCCAGGCGCCACCGGGCGAGGCCGAGCGCAACATCCTGTTCGGGCAGAACAGCCGTTCGGGACAGGGCAGCCGCTCGGGTGAGGATAGTTAG
- a CDS encoding CaiB/BaiF CoA transferase family protein: MTAPLHGIRVIDLTAMVSGPLATMMLADQGAEVIKVENPAGGDFTRLAANRQAGFAASYLNNNRNKRSVALNLKEPEGKEALLKLIAGADVFVQNFRPGVIERMGFGEEAVRKVAPDIVYVSISGFGETGPYADRPVYDPLIQGLSGLASVQAGSDERRPQLVRTILPDKLTGVTAAQAITAALFARERTGVAQHVRLSMLDAVIAFLWGSDMGSQTFVQNELPQQEAASFQDLIYETTDGYITVAVQNDREWQALLRALEKEEWAEDPRFLDAELRQQNIDARLELTQSVLRTNTSGYWLARLEAERVPCAPVLTRHQMIRHPQVEATGIVREYEHPEAGRLRQARAAARFSGAELPAPAPAPALGADTRALLGALGYDDATLTDLARRGVIGAINLESNTASDAESDTASEDSE; this comes from the coding sequence ATGACAGCCCCTTTACACGGAATCCGCGTGATCGACCTGACGGCCATGGTCTCCGGGCCGCTGGCGACCATGATGCTCGCCGACCAGGGTGCCGAGGTCATCAAGGTCGAGAATCCCGCCGGCGGCGATTTCACCCGGCTCGCCGCCAATCGCCAGGCTGGCTTCGCCGCCTCCTACCTGAACAACAACCGCAACAAGCGCTCCGTTGCCCTCAACCTGAAAGAACCGGAAGGCAAGGAGGCATTGCTGAAATTGATTGCGGGCGCCGACGTGTTCGTACAGAACTTTCGTCCGGGCGTGATCGAACGCATGGGCTTTGGCGAGGAAGCTGTGCGCAAGGTGGCGCCCGATATCGTCTACGTATCGATCAGCGGCTTCGGCGAAACCGGCCCCTATGCCGACCGGCCGGTATACGACCCGCTGATCCAGGGCCTGTCCGGACTCGCCAGCGTCCAGGCCGGTTCCGATGAGCGCCGGCCGCAACTGGTCCGCACCATCCTGCCGGACAAGCTGACCGGTGTCACAGCTGCACAGGCTATCACTGCGGCCCTGTTTGCCCGGGAACGTACCGGTGTGGCCCAGCATGTGCGGCTGTCGATGCTGGATGCAGTCATTGCCTTCCTTTGGGGATCGGACATGGGCAGCCAGACGTTCGTGCAGAACGAGCTGCCGCAACAGGAAGCAGCCAGCTTCCAGGACCTGATCTACGAGACCACCGACGGCTATATCACCGTCGCGGTCCAGAACGACCGGGAGTGGCAGGCGCTGCTCAGGGCGCTGGAGAAGGAGGAATGGGCTGAGGATCCCCGCTTCCTGGACGCCGAGCTGCGACAGCAGAACATCGATGCCCGGCTCGAGCTGACCCAGTCGGTGCTGCGCACGAATACATCCGGCTATTGGCTGGCGCGTCTGGAAGCAGAACGCGTGCCCTGTGCCCCGGTTTTGACCCGGCACCAGATGATCCGCCACCCGCAGGTGGAGGCCACCGGCATCGTTCGCGAATATGAACACCCAGAGGCCGGACGCCTGCGCCAGGCCCGCGCCGCGGCTCGCTTTTCCGGCGCGGAATTGCCGGCACCGGCGCCCGCCCCTGCCCTCGGCGCCGACACCCGGGCCCTACTAGGCGCCCTCGGCTACGATGACGCCACACTGACCGACCTGGCCAGGCGGGGCGTTATCGGGGCTATTAATTTAGAGAGCAATACAGCGAGCGATGCTGAGAGCGACACAGCGAGTGAGGACTCCGAATGA
- a CDS encoding ZIP family metal transporter, with translation MLADMNVVWLGSFASLLAGMGTALGALGVFLVRRLSDKLQDGMLSAAAGVMLAASFFSLLLPGIEYGEELTGHTWIAALMVIAGLLMGASLLYYIHQRLPHEHFALGREGPSIAHIQRIWLFVIAITLHNFPEGMAVGVGFGGGNISNGVALAIGIGLQNIPEGLAVAVSLLGIDHSRTKAFGIALLTGLVEPVGGVFGATMVWLAEPIMPWTLGFAAGAMLFIISDEIIPETHRGDYRTLATFSLLGGFVIMMFLDATLG, from the coding sequence ATGCTCGCAGACATGAATGTGGTCTGGCTGGGCTCGTTTGCCAGTCTTCTTGCCGGCATGGGCACGGCACTGGGCGCGCTGGGTGTATTCCTGGTACGCCGTCTTTCCGACAAACTTCAGGATGGCATGTTGAGTGCGGCCGCCGGTGTCATGCTGGCGGCGTCCTTCTTTTCCCTGCTACTACCCGGTATCGAATACGGCGAAGAACTGACCGGGCATACATGGATAGCGGCCCTCATGGTAATCGCCGGGCTGCTGATGGGCGCGTCCCTGCTCTACTACATCCACCAACGTCTGCCCCACGAACACTTCGCGCTCGGCCGCGAAGGCCCCTCGATCGCACATATCCAGCGGATCTGGTTATTCGTCATCGCCATTACCCTGCACAACTTCCCGGAGGGAATGGCAGTGGGCGTCGGCTTCGGTGGCGGCAATATCAGCAATGGCGTCGCCCTGGCCATCGGTATCGGGCTGCAGAATATTCCCGAGGGCCTTGCAGTCGCCGTGTCGTTGCTGGGGATCGATCACTCGCGAACCAAGGCGTTCGGGATTGCCTTACTCACCGGGCTGGTCGAACCGGTTGGTGGCGTGTTCGGAGCCACGATGGTCTGGCTGGCCGAGCCCATTATGCCCTGGACCCTGGGATTTGCTGCAGGTGCGATGCTGTTCATCATCAGTGACGAGATCATTCCGGAAACACACCGGGGCGACTACCGTACCCTGGCCACCTTCTCCCTGTTGGGCGGGTTTGTCATCATGATGTTCCTGGATGCCACGCTGGGCTGA
- a CDS encoding methyl-accepting chemotaxis protein has translation MKFNLSWRQKFLALIIVTPVGLAFIGGAVFWGLESVSTSYQRIYEISRYESTAGKLVTEWSAVEKELGALSPDTRDTTANALDTLLADANALNEQAADLDDAEVANYADQIQAEAERYVEFRRQWLTQMDRLGLTVNDGIRKELTVAMKQLEELSLSLFEKNLKEISTTSRAYIGDLNPDLAEPADSAVAGLEALVEEYDWKDNVIGENTRAYRETFTRADAIVQELIATGVQAEQAGNALQDTVLAQSESLRSGLIADAIREAEGAETSAKVVSIGAIAVFGPLLVLILFLTSRVLVSRLNSVVSVLSRVSKGDLTQKLTLGKNPQDEFNILGRATNEMVDNIGKLMRESIAGTENLLEVHGELEKTMDRLSQNSEKVESQTIQAATATQQISVTLNDVAQRTSQVGVSTQSANESAQSGAQVVESSVNAMRRLSAMIQDTHNHVKQLTQAASNVTGIIDVINGLADQTNLLALNAAIEAARAGEAGRGFSVVADEVRTLAQKTVAATTNIVSIIDDLNKQTTSMDKLAAEGLNIAKEGEASATQIADAMGNVTTSIETLNSEMDQVVVAVEEISVTTEEIAQKMEEIRGQSGETQSIGQELGRQNERLSQQAGVIAESTRRFRVQ, from the coding sequence GTGAAGTTCAACCTGTCCTGGCGCCAGAAATTCCTGGCGTTGATTATCGTCACACCTGTTGGCTTGGCTTTCATCGGGGGCGCCGTCTTCTGGGGCCTGGAAAGCGTGTCCACCTCATACCAGCGGATCTACGAGATCTCTCGTTACGAGAGTACCGCCGGCAAGCTGGTTACCGAGTGGAGTGCCGTCGAAAAGGAACTGGGCGCGCTCAGTCCCGACACCCGTGATACAACAGCTAACGCGCTCGATACCCTGCTCGCCGATGCCAATGCGCTGAATGAGCAGGCTGCAGATCTGGATGATGCCGAAGTGGCCAACTACGCCGACCAAATCCAGGCCGAAGCCGAACGCTATGTCGAGTTCCGCCGCCAGTGGCTGACACAGATGGACAGGCTGGGACTGACCGTGAACGACGGCATCCGAAAAGAACTCACTGTTGCTATGAAGCAGCTCGAGGAGCTCTCCCTGAGCCTCTTCGAAAAGAACCTGAAGGAAATCAGCACCACCTCGCGCGCTTATATCGGTGACCTCAATCCTGATCTTGCAGAACCCGCCGACAGCGCGGTGGCCGGTCTGGAGGCGCTGGTCGAGGAATATGACTGGAAAGACAACGTCATCGGAGAGAATACGCGGGCTTATCGCGAAACCTTTACTCGCGCTGACGCCATCGTACAGGAACTGATTGCTACCGGCGTCCAGGCCGAACAGGCGGGCAACGCGCTGCAGGACACGGTCCTGGCCCAGAGTGAATCCCTGCGCTCCGGTCTGATTGCCGATGCGATTCGCGAGGCGGAAGGCGCAGAGACCTCCGCCAAGGTTGTCAGTATCGGCGCCATTGCGGTATTCGGTCCATTGCTGGTGCTGATCCTGTTCCTGACTTCCCGCGTCCTGGTCAGCCGCCTCAATAGCGTGGTGTCGGTGCTGTCGCGCGTATCCAAAGGTGACCTGACGCAGAAACTCACCCTGGGCAAGAACCCCCAGGACGAGTTCAACATCCTTGGCCGGGCCACGAACGAGATGGTCGACAACATCGGCAAGCTGATGCGCGAATCCATCGCCGGCACCGAGAACCTGCTGGAAGTCCATGGCGAACTGGAAAAGACCATGGACCGGCTGAGCCAGAACAGCGAGAAGGTGGAATCCCAGACTATCCAGGCAGCGACCGCTACCCAGCAGATTTCCGTGACCCTGAACGATGTGGCCCAGCGCACCTCCCAGGTGGGCGTCTCCACCCAGAGTGCCAACGAGTCGGCCCAGTCCGGCGCCCAGGTGGTGGAGAGCAGCGTCAACGCCATGCGCCGCCTGTCGGCCATGATCCAGGACACCCACAACCATGTGAAACAACTCACCCAGGCCGCCAGCAACGTGACCGGCATTATCGACGTCATCAATGGCTTGGCAGACCAGACCAACCTGCTGGCACTCAATGCGGCCATTGAGGCCGCCCGCGCGGGCGAAGCCGGTCGCGGTTTCTCTGTGGTTGCCGACGAGGTTCGTACGCTCGCCCAGAAGACCGTAGCGGCCACCACCAACATCGTCAGCATTATCGATGACCTCAACAAGCAGACCACCAGCATGGATAAGCTCGCCGCCGAGGGCCTGAACATCGCCAAGGAAGGTGAAGCCAGCGCCACCCAGATCGCGGACGCCATGGGCAACGTGACCACCTCTATCGAAACGCTCAATTCGGAGATGGACCAGGTGGTCGTGGCGGTCGAGGAAATCTCCGTCACCACCGAAGAGATCGCCCAGAAGATGGAAGAAATCCGCGGCCAGAGCGGCGAGACACAGTCGATCGGGCAGGAACTGGGCCGCCAGAACGAACGTCTCTCCCAGCAGGCGGGTGTTATTGCCGAAAGTACCCGACGTTTTCGGGTTCAATAA
- a CDS encoding mandelate racemase/muconate lactonizing enzyme family protein translates to MRIKTMSVYTAELKYAGETYAFAGGRSYQSFTSTILMLETDTGLRGYGEVCPCGPSYMPAFAEGLPACLKALAPSVLGEDPRQLTRITQRMDQALNGHGYAKAAIDIACWDLLGKAADLPVHTLLGGMMSPSLPLHRIVPLSDPEAMSGTLQEYRDAGFRHFQIKLGHAVEEDIALMVELADGFQADEVWVGDINGAWRRDEVLRFSHALADIDMILEQPCASYDECLSVRRRIQHPVKLDESLNSLGEVQRALRDDAMDAMSLKVSKFGGLTRARVIRDVCVDAGIPITFEDAWGSGIATAAFAHLAVSTEERGLLNATDLHNYNTTQLAEGAPVAEDGRMTVSDRPGLGVEPDFDLLGEPVLQF, encoded by the coding sequence ATGCGCATCAAAACGATGAGTGTCTACACCGCAGAATTGAAGTACGCCGGCGAAACCTACGCCTTTGCTGGCGGCCGAAGCTACCAGAGTTTCACTAGCACGATCCTGATGCTGGAAACCGACACCGGGTTGCGTGGCTATGGGGAGGTTTGTCCATGCGGACCAAGCTATATGCCAGCGTTTGCGGAGGGCTTGCCGGCCTGTTTGAAGGCCTTGGCGCCGTCGGTATTGGGCGAAGACCCACGCCAACTCACCCGCATCACCCAACGCATGGACCAGGCCCTGAATGGCCACGGTTATGCCAAGGCGGCCATCGACATCGCCTGCTGGGACCTGCTGGGCAAGGCTGCCGATCTGCCCGTCCATACGCTGCTGGGCGGAATGATGTCGCCCAGCCTGCCGCTGCACCGCATCGTGCCGCTGTCGGATCCCGAGGCCATGAGCGGCACGCTGCAGGAATACCGGGATGCCGGCTTCCGCCATTTCCAGATCAAGCTCGGGCACGCGGTGGAGGAAGATATCGCGCTGATGGTGGAACTGGCCGATGGCTTCCAGGCCGACGAGGTCTGGGTGGGCGACATCAACGGCGCCTGGCGCCGGGATGAAGTCCTTCGATTCTCCCACGCCCTCGCGGATATCGACATGATCCTGGAGCAGCCCTGTGCATCTTACGACGAATGCCTGTCCGTACGTCGGCGTATCCAGCATCCGGTCAAGCTGGATGAAAGCCTGAACAGCCTTGGGGAGGTACAGCGGGCCCTGCGGGATGATGCCATGGACGCGATGTCGCTCAAGGTCAGCAAGTTCGGTGGTCTGACCCGGGCGCGGGTCATCCGCGACGTCTGTGTCGATGCGGGCATTCCAATCACCTTCGAGGATGCCTGGGGCAGTGGCATTGCTACGGCGGCTTTCGCCCACCTGGCGGTCAGCACGGAGGAGCGTGGTTTGCTCAATGCCACCGACCTGCACAACTACAACACCACACAGTTGGCCGAGGGGGCTCCGGTGGCGGAAGACGGCAGGATGACGGTAAGTGATCGCCCGGGCCTTGGGGTGGAGCCGGACTTCGATCTGTTGGGAGAGCCGGTCCTTCAGTTCTAG
- a CDS encoding GntR family transcriptional regulator → MKRSNTQRLKDSLEDDIINGRLSPGARLDPEELAQRFSVSRTPIREAIHQLTASGLVTVVPKKGTFVAKMGVEQLIEMFEVMAELEGMCGRLAARRITSAELARLGDALKRCEAAAENGDPDEYYYENEDFHQCIYRASHNNFLVSEANQLKQRLKPYRRLQLQVRHRVSNSLQEHRDIYEAIEAGRADEAEDAMRQHVLIQGERFSDFVASMKKFSDSL, encoded by the coding sequence GTGAAACGCTCTAACACCCAGCGTCTGAAGGACTCCCTCGAAGACGACATCATCAATGGCCGCCTGTCACCGGGTGCGCGCCTGGATCCGGAAGAACTGGCCCAGCGTTTCAGTGTCTCCCGCACGCCGATCCGCGAAGCCATCCACCAGTTGACCGCCAGCGGCCTGGTGACGGTGGTCCCCAAGAAAGGCACCTTCGTCGCCAAGATGGGCGTGGAACAACTGATCGAGATGTTCGAAGTGATGGCAGAGCTGGAAGGCATGTGCGGTCGCCTGGCAGCACGCCGGATTACCTCAGCGGAACTGGCCAGACTGGGCGATGCGTTGAAGCGTTGCGAAGCCGCCGCGGAGAATGGGGATCCTGACGAGTACTATTACGAGAACGAGGATTTCCACCAGTGCATTTACCGGGCGAGCCACAATAACTTCCTCGTCTCCGAAGCCAATCAGCTCAAGCAGCGGCTGAAACCCTATCGACGCCTGCAGCTTCAGGTGCGCCACCGGGTCAGCAATTCATTGCAGGAACACCGGGATATCTACGAGGCCATCGAGGCTGGCCGGGCGGACGAAGCCGAAGATGCCATGCGCCAGCATGTCCTGATCCAGGGCGAACGCTTCAGCGATTTCGTCGCCAGTATGAAGAAGTTCAGCGACAGCCTCTGA
- the dctP gene encoding TRAP transporter substrate-binding protein DctP, with the protein MKHQVLSIVAAVGLAVSVAGTAAAETVLRASHQFPGGKGDVRDEMVQMMAEEVAKADVDLKIQVYPGESLFKAKEQWGALVRGRLDMTALPLDYASGRHPEFSATLMPGLVRSHERAQRLNDSKFMDMIKKVINDAGVKVLADAWLAGGFASDMRCITAPETVQGQAMRAAGPAFDEMLAEAGASIASMPSSEIYTAMQTGVLDGANTSSGSFVSYRIYEQATCLTAPGENALWFMYEPVLISQRSWDRLSPEQQEALEAAGQKAEEYFAGEAENLDKKLVDVYKENGVEVVQMSPENYQAWLDIAKKSSYKTFAENVPNGQALIDAALEVE; encoded by the coding sequence ATGAAACATCAAGTCCTATCGATCGTAGCGGCTGTAGGTCTGGCCGTATCCGTTGCCGGCACGGCCGCGGCGGAAACCGTGTTGCGAGCTTCCCACCAGTTCCCCGGCGGTAAGGGCGATGTACGCGACGAAATGGTTCAGATGATGGCCGAAGAGGTTGCCAAGGCCGACGTCGATCTGAAGATCCAGGTCTATCCGGGGGAGTCGTTGTTCAAGGCCAAGGAGCAGTGGGGTGCGTTGGTTCGCGGCCGCCTGGATATGACGGCACTACCCTTGGACTACGCCAGTGGTCGCCACCCGGAGTTTTCCGCCACGCTTATGCCCGGGCTGGTACGCAGTCATGAACGGGCCCAGCGCCTCAATGATTCCAAGTTCATGGACATGATCAAGAAAGTGATCAACGACGCGGGGGTCAAGGTTCTCGCCGATGCCTGGCTCGCCGGCGGTTTCGCTTCCGACATGCGTTGTATCACCGCGCCTGAGACCGTCCAGGGACAGGCTATGCGCGCGGCTGGCCCCGCATTCGACGAGATGCTGGCAGAAGCCGGCGCGTCCATTGCCTCAATGCCGTCTTCCGAAATCTACACCGCCATGCAGACCGGTGTGCTCGATGGTGCAAATACCTCGTCCGGCTCTTTCGTTTCCTACCGTATCTATGAGCAGGCCACCTGCCTCACAGCGCCGGGTGAGAATGCCCTCTGGTTCATGTACGAACCGGTGCTGATTTCCCAACGCAGCTGGGATCGGTTGAGCCCGGAACAGCAGGAAGCACTCGAAGCGGCCGGTCAGAAGGCTGAAGAGTACTTCGCCGGCGAAGCGGAGAATCTCGATAAGAAGTTGGTGGATGTCTACAAGGAGAATGGGGTGGAAGTCGTGCAGATGTCGCCGGAGAACTACCAGGCGTGGCTCGACATCGCCAAGAAGAGTTCCTACAAGACCTTTGCCGAAAACGTACCCAATGGACAGGCGCTGATCGACGCCGCGCTGGAAGTGGAATAG